Genomic segment of Cyanobacteriota bacterium:
TTCGGGAAAACCATCAACCTCAGACGGGGAAACATCCTAAGGTGGCATTTCCTCTGGATTGATTCCCTTGCTACGCAACCACTCTACTAGTTGCTCCCGTTTCTGCCGCTCTTGTTTTGCTTGCTGCTCTGCATTTGCTGCTCGTTCATGCCCGGTCAGCAAGAGATTTCCTTCTAAATCCCACCAGCGTAACCACTGCTGAGTTTGATTCAGGTAAGTGCCCTCCCAAACACCAATTTCCACACCTAGGGGGGGAATGGGATAGTGCCCTCGGCTGTTCGGTACCATGCGCTGATAGGTTGTACCAACCAGTTCATACATCTCTAACTCACCACTATTGACCAGGAAGATACCGTAGTAGGCGATATGGATAACTTGCTCATACACCCAGAACTTACCAGGTTTAGCCGTCTCAGCATTCGCGCTACCATTTTGGCACCGAGAGAGTGGGGTTCGATCTCGCTCTTCACTACCATTCCCTGAGGCAAATTCTAGGGCGATCGTGGGTGAGATGAACTCACGCCACAACACATAGGAGCGGCGAATCTTGCCCTCAAGCCGGGGAGGAACATTAGGCACATAAAACCAATCGGGAGCTTCTGCGCCGCTTTCGGGGGGATCAGCTTCTCGCCAGTAAATGCCGCAATCTTGGCCAATGACATACTGTCCATCAGGGTGAATTCTTGCTAGAACAGGGACGAGTGAGTCTGTCAAGAGCAGGGATTGAGGATGTTCCTGAAAATTTTTCACAAACGTACCATCTGACTCTGGCAGTTGGGTATGGTCGGGAAATGGAGGGGGCAACTGATCAGCAGCCACGTTAGGTTGAGTGAGAGCTTCGGTCATTCCTCTACCACCTGAATGAACAGTCAAGTTAGTTGCCAGTACAGAACATTTGCTCTGGTGAACTTGGTATGGTCTGAGAGATTGAGTAGTGGACAAATTAACAGACACTATGCTCAAGAAACACTCAGACAGACAAGCCAAAGCTACTGATGTGAATGGTGCCGGATGTCAAGATTGAGAATGTAACGCCCCAGGGCTACCTTGTTAGACCACAACTCGTATTCTACTCGTAGGTAGGTAGGTAACGGAGCCGATTGAAACACGAGGCTACGGGTAAAATTTTGCAGATGAATATGACCAGACTTGCCCAAGTGATTATCTTGCAGCCAATAACGGCTAGTGCCATAAATTCCCTGCTCCCAAAAGTGGCGATAGCTAAACCGACTGTGGCTCTGCATGGTCATGATGACCCGGTAGGGAGACAATTCTAACCACAATAGCCGGGGTATTTCGAATAACGGGGAACGCTTTGCTTCTGAAGAGTCTGGATCAGTTGCCTCTGGACAGGTTGCTGGTTCGTTTAATAACAGATGATAGCGCTCATTCTCTTTTTCATAGAGGGTAGCAGCCGTTTCCACCACAGACCAAACAGGCAAATCGGTAGAAACCAAGGACATATGCACAGGCAGACGGTGATAAGTCAGCATGGTGAGTCAGGGGAACGAGAGGGACTCAAGCAAGATAGGATGACTAAGATAACCCTTCGTCAGTTTAGCCTAATGTCGTCTGCGATCGTATCGTTAGAAACTACTGAAAGTAACCATTGGTTGACAATTGCTCCACCACCATCAGGACTCACGCTCCAGGGACGAATTCAGGTTCCTGGAGACAAGTCCATTTCCCACCGGGCGCTGATGTTGGGGGCACTAGCAACTGGAGAAACCCAGATTCGCGGATTATTGCTGGGTGATGATCCCCGCAGTACCGCCCATTGTTTTCGGTTGCTGGGAGCAGAGATTTCAGACCTGAATACTGAGTTGGTCACTGTACGCGGCATGGGCTTGGGTGCCATCAAGGAACCTACTGATGTGTTGGATGCGGGCAACTCTGGCACCACACTACGGCTGATGCTGGGAATCTTGGCTTCCCATGCAGAGCGGTTTTTCACAGTGACTGGGGATCAGTCGTTGCGATCGCGCCCGATGGCACGGGTTATCCGTCCTTTGCAACAGATGGGAGCTGCTATCTGGAGCCGCAGTGGTGGCTATGCTCCCGTTGCCGTCCAAGGACAAACCCTACGGCCTATTCACTACCAGTCTCCGATCGCCTCTGCTCAAGTCAAATCCTGCATTCTCTTGGCAGGACTAATGACCGAGGGACAAACAACAGTGACGGAGCCTGCTCTCTCCCGCGATCACAGCGAGCGCATGTTGAGAGCCTTTGGAGCCAAGATTGTTGTGGATCCAGATACTAAGAGTGCTACTGTTACTGGCCCTGCCCAACTGCGAGGCCAATCTGTCGTTGTGCCCGGAGATATCAGTTCTGCTGCCTTTTGGTTAGTGGCAGGGGCGATCGTCCCTGGTGCTGACCTGATGATTGAAAATGTGGGCGTGAATCCTACTCGCACTGGCATTTTAGAAGTGCTGGAGATGATGGAGGCTAATGTTACCCTAGAAAACCAGCGCACGATTGCTGGCGAGCCGGTCGCCGATGTGCGGGTGCGTTATCGATCAGGCAGCCACGGCTTACCCCTGACCGCCTGTGAAATTGCTGGTGACCTCATCCCTCGCCTGATTGATGAAATTCCGGTGCTAGCGGTAGCGGCAGTATTTGCCCAAGGCACTACGGTGATTCGTGATGCTGAGGAGTTGCGAGTCAAGGAGAGCGATCGCATTGCTGTCATGGCCAAGGAGTTAACACGTCTGGGAGCAAAGGTCACTGAGCATCCCGATGGCCTAGAGATCACGGGTGGCACTCCTCTTAAAGGCACCACGGTAGATAGCCATACTGATCACCGCATTGCTATGAGTTTAGCGATCGCAGCCCTAGCTGCCACCGGCACTACCCAAGTCCAGCGGGCAGATGCGGTTACTATTTCGTATCCTGACTTTATTCCTACCCTGCAACGTCTTTGTCATGCCAGTTAACCAGCCTAGTGTGATTGGCTTGCTGCCCGCTGGAGGCCAAGCCCGTCGCATTTCTCCACTGCCCCTGAGCAAAGAGTTATACCCGATCGGCCTGCATCCTATGGGTACCGAGGGCAGCCTGCGTCCTAAAGTTGCCAGCCACTACCTGCTGGAAAAAATGCGATTGGCTGGGATCACTCGCGCCTATTTTATTCTCCGTTCCGGCAAGTGGGACATTCCTGCCTATTTTGGGGATGGCACCCTGCTCACCATGCACCTAGGCTACCTGATCATGAACTTGCCCTATGGCGTAGCTTACACCCTTGACCAAGCCTATCCGTTTGTACACGATTCCCTAGTGGCGCTGGGATTTCCTGATGTGCTATTTCGGCCCCGCGATGCCTATGCTCGCTTGCTAACCCGACAATCAACGACTGGTGCTGATGTGGTGTTAGGGTTATTCCCCAGTTCCCAGCCAGAGAAGGTAGGCATGGTGGATGCTGATGAGACAGGACGGGTGCGCCTGATTGTGGAAAAGCCAAGGACTAGCCAGTTGCGCTACATGTGGGCGATCGCAGTTTGGACACCCACCTTCACCCAGTTTCTGCATGACTATGTAGCTACGATCGAACAACAACGAGCAACTGGGGATGATACACATTTGCCCACCCTTACCAAGGAGTTGCCAATCGGTGATGTAATTCAGGCTGCTATTGACCAAGGGCTGGTGGTACAATCAGAACCCTTTCCCCAAGGATGTTATCTGGACATTGGCACGCCCGAAGACCTGTTGCGGGCAACCCGTGAGTCGGCCCAGTGGTAATCTCAGTGGTCGTCTGTGTCAGGCAATCCAACTGGCTTGTCATAGGATTGCTTCAGAGACTTGACAGAGTAGATTACCATTGGTAGTGATGGGTTGTGTCTATCCACAATTTTGTCCACAGTTGTGTACTTTGCAATTGTGTATCTTGCAATTGTGTATTTCGCTGTGTGCTTGTGTGCTTGTTTGCCCGTAGTCAACTGAGAGAGTCACCATGCTACCGCCCCTTGCGATTGATACTGTTTTGCAAAATCGCTACCGCCTGCTCAGCATTTTGGGGCAAGGTGGCTTCGGACGCACCTATCTAGCAGCCGATCAAGGGCGATTTAATGAGTATTGCGCTATCAAGGAGCTGATTTTGGCCCAAAACGATGCCTACGTGATGGA
This window contains:
- a CDS encoding Uma2 family endonuclease translates to MTEALTQPNVAADQLPPPFPDHTQLPESDGTFVKNFQEHPQSLLLTDSLVPVLARIHPDGQYVIGQDCGIYWREADPPESGAEAPDWFYVPNVPPRLEGKIRRSYVLWREFISPTIALEFASGNGSEERDRTPLSRCQNGSANAETAKPGKFWVYEQVIHIAYYGIFLVNSGELEMYELVGTTYQRMVPNSRGHYPIPPLGVEIGVWEGTYLNQTQQWLRWWDLEGNLLLTGHERAANAEQQAKQERQKREQLVEWLRSKGINPEEMPP
- the aroA gene encoding 3-phosphoshikimate 1-carboxyvinyltransferase, which codes for MSSAIVSLETTESNHWLTIAPPPSGLTLQGRIQVPGDKSISHRALMLGALATGETQIRGLLLGDDPRSTAHCFRLLGAEISDLNTELVTVRGMGLGAIKEPTDVLDAGNSGTTLRLMLGILASHAERFFTVTGDQSLRSRPMARVIRPLQQMGAAIWSRSGGYAPVAVQGQTLRPIHYQSPIASAQVKSCILLAGLMTEGQTTVTEPALSRDHSERMLRAFGAKIVVDPDTKSATVTGPAQLRGQSVVVPGDISSAAFWLVAGAIVPGADLMIENVGVNPTRTGILEVLEMMEANVTLENQRTIAGEPVADVRVRYRSGSHGLPLTACEIAGDLIPRLIDEIPVLAVAAVFAQGTTVIRDAEELRVKESDRIAVMAKELTRLGAKVTEHPDGLEITGGTPLKGTTVDSHTDHRIAMSLAIAALAATGTTQVQRADAVTISYPDFIPTLQRLCHAS
- a CDS encoding sugar phosphate nucleotidyltransferase, which translates into the protein MPVNQPSVIGLLPAGGQARRISPLPLSKELYPIGLHPMGTEGSLRPKVASHYLLEKMRLAGITRAYFILRSGKWDIPAYFGDGTLLTMHLGYLIMNLPYGVAYTLDQAYPFVHDSLVALGFPDVLFRPRDAYARLLTRQSTTGADVVLGLFPSSQPEKVGMVDADETGRVRLIVEKPRTSQLRYMWAIAVWTPTFTQFLHDYVATIEQQRATGDDTHLPTLTKELPIGDVIQAAIDQGLVVQSEPFPQGCYLDIGTPEDLLRATRESAQW